The Formosa sp. Hel1_33_131 genome window below encodes:
- a CDS encoding iron-containing alcohol dehydrogenase family protein — protein MVSKVVFGRGSFTQLGEILAPERLNESAPFIFLVDDVFEHNASLIAKIPLLYKDQIIFISSEEEPKTTQVDKLVEDIVLNSSVLPSGIIGIGGGTLLDLAKAVALMLTNDGSSHEYQGWDLIKNKGIYHVGVPTISGTGAEVSRTTILTGPTMKLGINSDFTPFDQVILDPELTEGVSKEQWFYTGMDCYIHCIESLTGEYINSFSKTYGETALSLCKEVFLETLIQEESQDKLMMASWHGGMSIAYSQVGVAHAMSYGLSFLLGTKHGIGNCIVFDHLEEFYPEGVELFKKMKAKHNISLPQGICANLTDKQFDIMIDVSLSLEPLWENAIGKDWKTKITRSRLKDLYSKM, from the coding sequence ATGGTTTCCAAAGTTGTCTTTGGTCGCGGTAGTTTCACCCAATTAGGTGAAATCTTAGCCCCAGAACGTCTAAATGAAAGTGCCCCTTTCATATTTCTTGTTGACGACGTATTTGAACACAATGCATCCTTAATAGCCAAAATCCCCTTACTGTATAAGGATCAAATTATCTTCATATCATCTGAAGAAGAACCCAAAACAACACAAGTAGATAAATTGGTCGAAGACATCGTTTTAAACTCGAGTGTGTTGCCCTCAGGAATTATTGGAATAGGAGGGGGAACCCTTTTAGATTTAGCCAAAGCAGTTGCTTTGATGCTAACGAATGACGGATCGAGCCACGAGTATCAAGGCTGGGATTTGATAAAAAATAAAGGCATTTATCATGTTGGTGTTCCTACAATTTCAGGCACAGGTGCCGAAGTGTCAAGAACAACCATTTTGACAGGGCCCACTATGAAATTAGGAATCAATAGTGATTTTACACCCTTTGATCAAGTAATTTTAGACCCAGAACTTACGGAAGGTGTTTCTAAAGAACAATGGTTTTATACAGGAATGGATTGTTATATTCATTGTATAGAATCGCTTACAGGAGAGTATATCAACTCCTTTAGTAAAACTTATGGAGAAACAGCTTTAAGTCTTTGTAAAGAAGTCTTTTTAGAGACGTTGATCCAAGAAGAAAGTCAAGATAAATTGATGATGGCGTCTTGGCATGGTGGAATGAGCATTGCGTATTCGCAAGTGGGCGTTGCCCACGCCATGAGTTATGGCTTGTCTTTTTTATTAGGGACCAAGCATGGGATTGGAAATTGTATCGTATTTGATCACTTAGAAGAATTTTATCCAGAAGGGGTTGAATTGTTCAAAAAGATGAAAGCAAAGCATAATATCTCATTACCGCAAGGAATTTGCGCCAACCTCACAGACAAACAATTTGACATCATGATTGATGTCTCTTTGAGTCTTGAACCCTTATGGGAAAATGCCATCGGAAAAGATTGGAAAACCAAAATAACAAGATCCCGCTTAAAGGACCTTTATTCTAAAATGTAA
- a CDS encoding 1-acyl-sn-glycerol-3-phosphate acyltransferase yields MHRISKFIYHRLLGWKSTGFKNFDSVKKAVLIAAPHTSWHDFYIGVLLRSSLKLEAHFVGKNALFNPLTAWFFRALGGAPVRRNANEKQVDAIARLFEDREVFRMLLAPEGTRKKVESWRTGFYFIAKTAKVPVVMLSFDFENKENKFSEPFYPTDDMEADFKFMRAFFEGVKGKIPEFS; encoded by the coding sequence ATGCACAGGATATCAAAATTTATATACCATCGTTTATTAGGTTGGAAATCAACCGGTTTTAAAAATTTTGATTCTGTAAAAAAAGCAGTGCTTATTGCAGCACCCCATACGAGTTGGCATGACTTTTATATAGGGGTGCTTTTAAGATCATCCCTAAAGCTGGAAGCACATTTCGTAGGGAAGAATGCATTATTTAATCCTTTAACAGCTTGGTTTTTTAGAGCCCTTGGCGGGGCACCTGTACGCCGAAATGCAAATGAAAAACAAGTGGATGCTATTGCTAGACTGTTTGAAGATAGAGAGGTGTTTCGTATGTTGTTAGCTCCCGAAGGCACTCGTAAAAAGGTTGAGTCCTGGCGAACGGGATTTTACTTTATAGCCAAAACGGCAAAAGTCCCTGTAGTTATGTTGTCTTTTGATTTTGAAAATAAAGAGAATAAGTTCTCAGAACCTTTTTACCCCACCGATGATATGGAAGCAGATTTTAAGTTTATGCGTGCGTTTT